Proteins encoded together in one Mercenaria mercenaria strain notata chromosome 18, MADL_Memer_1, whole genome shotgun sequence window:
- the LOC123539345 gene encoding uncharacterized protein LOC123539345, with the protein MCPVDSFACDGIVCLNPHQKCDAVVNCKDGSDEINCDYCPGSFACALSKTCIPESYVCDGLVDCNDASDESNCSQLFKTCEELLNVGISESGMKILDGKYIYCDFEKDEIGNRIKITMIYHNVDWLHHRGAEYNLEPQKFIRDALTSWYTCSQKFTQETRQRRYVIKELANLTSWESNHVVLQYNPFESCTEIIKAFNLDDPAVLCLVRARFHQFARGNVAIYKENSSAKETSNDIGGNATTDTFEIHFTSESVQLRVFE; encoded by the exons ATGTGCCCAGTCGATAGTTTTGCATGTGATGGTATCGTCTGTCTTAATCCTCATCAAAAATGTGACGCTGTGGTCAATTGCAAGGATGGAAGTGACGAGATAAACTGTG ATTACTGTCCAGGTTCATTTGCATGTGCTTTATCGAAAACATGCATCCCAGAAAGTTATGTATGTGACGGTCTAGTTGATTGTAATGATGCATCGGATGAGTCAAACTGCTCTCAGCTCTTTAAAACATGTGAAGAGCTTCTCAATGTTGGAATTTCTGAAAGCGGAATGAAAATACTTG ATGGAAAGTATATTTATTGTGATTTTGAAAAGGATGAAATCGGAAATCGGATAAAAATCACAATGATATATCATAATGTAGACTGGTTGCACCACAGAGGAGCTGAATACAACTTGGAGCCACAGAAGTTCATACGTGATGCCCTAACATCCTGGTATACATGTTCTCAAAAG TTTACACAGGAAACACGTCAGCGAAGATATGTTATTAAAGAGCTTGCTAATTTGACGTCCTGGGAATCAAATCATGTAGTGTTACAATACAATCCTTTTGAAAG CTGTACAGAGATTATAAAAGCTTTCAACCTTGACGATCCAGCAGTTCTGTGTCTGGTACGTGCACGATTTCACCAGTTTGCACGAGGAAATGTTG caatatataaagaaaatagttCAGCTAAAGAGACATCAAATGACATCGGAGG CAATGCAACCACAGATACTTTTGAGATACATTTCACCTCAGAATCCGTACAGCTCAG